The following coding sequences lie in one Mycobacterium gordonae genomic window:
- a CDS encoding Hsp70 family protein, translated as MSEPLGLSIGVANLVAARSGSVPVSRTPVVTLFESRPSEVGLPEENPNLTEPGLVLRGFVERVGDPAPLVAPDGTKYLGQALTIEALEAMARTVGYGRPITVAVPAYWSESQVAALRQELFAQPDLTAHGGTPTLVSDATAALTAVRARPGFPRQGAVAVCDFGAGGTSVTLADAGSDLQQIGSTVRYSEFSGDDLDQLILNHLLTVSPSVDSGNVSNTATSMGSMTRMLGGCRAAKEQLSAATVASVATGTGGGDVRLTRSEFEQLIAPPLDRFIAFVGEVLQRNGIGHLSGVAIVGGGASIPLITSRISDRLQVPVFTTAQPLFAAAIGAATLGDEQLASAGAATGIGPAVGLPTSMIGAAAGPETLASPTAPPVDTEAFPEGARQETDRALAWSEDSGTGMEPVPYTGPADYTAPVEPPPGPPAPDTRQDRFAGEPEVPPWYRRPAILLSLAGAAAAIILAVVLALTLRPTNAKPVVTTSQPPPFTTVVTGPDNSPTETVVTPPPVTVTTTPSTTTTNPPSTTSTTSTTTSTTTTTTTTQPTTTSTQPTTTQPTTTAQTTTQAPPTTTQKPPTTTAAPVTPTAAPTSAAPAPAPAPAPAPAPAPAPAPAPAPAPGG; from the coding sequence ATGAGCGAGCCGCTCGGGTTGTCGATCGGAGTGGCCAACCTGGTGGCTGCCCGCTCCGGTAGCGTCCCGGTCTCCCGCACACCGGTCGTGACGTTGTTCGAGAGCCGTCCATCCGAGGTCGGACTGCCCGAGGAGAACCCGAATCTGACCGAACCCGGCCTGGTACTGCGCGGGTTCGTGGAGCGGGTCGGCGATCCGGCGCCGTTGGTGGCCCCCGACGGTACGAAGTACCTCGGACAGGCGTTGACCATCGAGGCCCTGGAAGCGATGGCGCGCACGGTCGGCTACGGCAGACCGATCACGGTCGCCGTCCCGGCGTATTGGTCAGAGAGCCAGGTCGCCGCCCTGCGCCAGGAGTTGTTCGCCCAACCCGACCTGACCGCACACGGCGGCACGCCCACCCTGGTCTCCGACGCCACCGCGGCCCTGACCGCGGTCCGAGCCCGGCCCGGTTTCCCCCGGCAGGGCGCCGTCGCAGTGTGCGACTTCGGCGCCGGCGGCACCAGCGTCACGCTGGCCGATGCCGGATCCGACCTCCAGCAGATCGGCAGCACGGTCCGCTACAGCGAGTTCTCCGGCGACGACCTGGACCAGCTGATCCTGAACCATCTGCTGACCGTCTCCCCCAGCGTCGACAGCGGCAACGTATCCAACACCGCGACGTCCATGGGTTCGATGACGCGGATGCTGGGCGGCTGCCGGGCCGCCAAGGAACAGCTTTCCGCGGCTACGGTGGCCAGCGTCGCGACCGGCACCGGCGGCGGGGACGTGCGGTTGACCCGCAGCGAGTTCGAACAACTCATCGCCCCACCGCTCGACCGGTTCATTGCCTTTGTCGGAGAAGTGCTGCAGCGCAACGGAATCGGACACCTTTCCGGCGTCGCGATCGTCGGCGGCGGAGCCAGCATCCCGCTGATCACCAGCCGGATTTCCGACCGCCTGCAGGTGCCCGTCTTCACCACGGCGCAGCCCCTGTTCGCCGCCGCGATCGGCGCGGCCACGCTCGGCGACGAACAGTTGGCCTCGGCGGGCGCGGCGACCGGCATCGGCCCGGCCGTCGGCCTGCCGACCAGCATGATCGGCGCGGCCGCCGGTCCCGAGACATTGGCATCGCCGACGGCACCACCGGTGGACACCGAAGCGTTCCCCGAGGGTGCCCGCCAGGAGACCGACCGCGCACTGGCATGGTCCGAAGACAGCGGCACCGGCATGGAGCCGGTCCCCTACACCGGACCTGCCGACTACACGGCCCCGGTTGAGCCGCCGCCCGGCCCACCGGCCCCCGACACCAGACAGGACCGTTTCGCGGGCGAGCCGGAGGTCCCGCCGTGGTACCGGCGCCCGGCTATCCTGCTCAGCCTGGCCGGCGCGGCCGCGGCCATCATCCTCGCAGTGGTGCTGGCCCTGACCCTGCGACCGACCAATGCCAAGCCGGTGGTCACCACCTCCCAACCGCCGCCATTCACTACCGTGGTGACGGGACCGGACAACAGCCCAACCGAGACGGTCGTCACCCCGCCGCCCGTCACCGTGACCACCACGCCGTCGACCACCACCACCAACCCGCCGAGCACCACGTCGACGACGTCGACGACCACCTCGACGACAACGACCACGACGACCACGCAGCCCACGACCACGAGCACCCAGCCAACGACGACCCAACCGACCACCACCGCGCAGACGACCACGCAGGCGCCGCCGACCACCACCCAGAAGCCGCCGACCACGACGGCAGCGCCGGTGACGCCCACCGCGGCGCCCACCAGCGCGGCGCCGGCTCCCGCGCCCGCTCCGGCTCCCGCGCCCGCCCCGGCCCCGGCACCCGCTCCGGCCCCGGCACCCGCGCCCGGCGGCTGA